AATCGACTGTCAAAAACCCAAGATGGATTGAAAGAAGTATTGCCACCTGGTGCTGATATGCTAATCGCCGATTCAACCAACGAACGATCCATTGGTTTCGAAAAATCTATAATGATAGGAGAGTCAATTGGAACTTGGGTGGCTTCTGAAGAAGGATTAACAAAAAGTATCTTAGGATAAACAAAACCGTCCTCAATTCTTGCTCCCAGTAAACCTAATATATCTCCTTCATTTGGGATTTTACTACATCCCAAAAAAAGGAGAACAAAGCTGAAAACAAAAATGATTGTTGTTTTCATTATTTTCTTTTTGCTTTTTTCGTTAATTCGGGAGTTGGTTCATTTGACTCCGCTACATTACTTAAACCAGCGTTACGATATATCTCGTTAAGATCTCTTTTAATTTTGTCAGATCTTTTTGCGATTTCAATCCCATGAGAATATTGAATCAAGGCATCTTTCACATTTCCTTCTTGCTCAAACAACTTTCCAAGGTAATAATGTGCGTCTATTTGATTATCATCTAACTGTATAGCTTGTGATAATTTTTGTTTAGCATCATCTCGTTTGGATGAATCCAACATATATATTTTCCCAAGCCAGGTAAGAGAAGATGCGTTACCAGGGAAGTCATCGAGTATGTCTTGAAATGTTTCAGTTGCATTCTCGTGTTTTCCAAGATAATATTCTGTTTTCCCTTTCATTAACCTGGCGGAAACAAAACTGCTATCAGCTTTTACAGCATTTGAAAATTCTACTAATGCCTTTTCCAAACTCTTCTTTGCATAAAAATCAACGCCTTTTGCATATGAAGAAACTGCATCCTCGCGGTTTTTGCAGTTTAACACCAAAAACAATAAAGCAAAAAGTAACAGATATTTTTTATTACTCATCAGGGAATTATTGTGACCTTATTTCTTTCTTTAATTTTAGCTAAAATAACCTTTGCTTCTTCTGCTCTATTTTTTGCAGATAACTCTAGCTTTCTCCAATAAATAAATTCTTTCAGAACTAATTTCTCGGACTCAGAGAGGTTTTCTTTTTTTAAAATTCCTGCTTCCTTCAATTTTGCGACTATTTCAGTTTCGTTTGCAACTTCATCTGAAACTTTTAACCCACCAGTTTTCTCAAATATATAAAAATCTAATATACCTTTTACTAAATAAGGCTTTATATATTCTTTAAAAGACTGACTGGAAAAATCAATATCAGCAATAGCTTCCGATAATAAAATAGACTCATTGATATAATTTTCAAGATAGAGCCTTGCTTCCTCTGGATTAAAAAGAGGGGGTTTTTTTTCAAAATAAAGACGCAAGTGTCGAACATACTCTTTATATGCTTCCTTTGAAAACTTTTTATCTCCTATCAAAAACAAAGCTGGTTCACCAATTCTTTCATCAAGAATGTGCTCGGCAACACCTTGTATATTCTTGCTGCCTTTACAAGAATATACAGCCATCAAAAACAAAAGAAGAGATAAAAAAATTCTTAATTTCATTTACTCAGCTCTGAAATTCTAACTTTTGCATCTTGAACTGGTTGTTTCATCTCAGGGGATGCAATTTTAATAAAAATTTCAAAGGATTCGATCGCTTTCTTTTTATCTCCCTTTCTCATATACATTAATGCTAAATTATATCTAGCCTCGGGGAAATTTGGGTTATTCTCAGTTGCTGTTTTATAATATTCCAATGCTTTTGAGACATTCTCTTTTTTCTGATACAAAACTCCCAAATTATAGTGTGCCCTAAAAAAGTCCGGATCAATTTCCAATGACTTTTTAAAAAATAACTCAGCTTTTTCCTCATCCTTTAACAACAGATAAGTAAAACCAATATTATTCGGGTATTCAGGTGACAAAGGATCTTTGTCATGCGCTGATTCAAACTTTTTTCTAGCATCAAGTACTTCACTCTTTTGTAGTAAACCAATTCCCTCAGAGTTTAGTTTCGCTGCCTCAGATACATCCTTCAATTTACCTTCCTCGCTTTGTGCGCACACACTAGTGAATGACAACACGATCAAAGAAACAAGAACAAGCGTTATAACTTTCAAATTCTTTACCTTTTCCATTTTGGCCACGCTAACCTATTCATCGTATTACGAAAGTATTAATCTTTAATTTTATTTGACATTAAGAAATATAATTACAACTTAACCCAAAATGAAACGCTTCAAGCTCCCTCTTAATAGAAGACACCTAATTTTTGCTACATTAGGTATCGCTGCAACTTTAGTTATACTCATACTTTATGTCACTTACAACCGAGCAAAGTGTACATCCGGCGATTGTGATACTGGTTTTGGAGTTTTAGAGTTAAAAGATGGAACTTATTATGCTGGTGGCTTCCTAAACCATAGATTTCACGATTACGGAATTCTGAAACATATTAGTGGTGAAAAATATGAGGGATACTGGCATAGAGGGGAAAAAAGTGGGAAAGGCAAAATCTATTATGCTGATGGCGCTTTTTACGAAGGCAACTTCAGAAGAAATATAAAACATGGTGAAGGATATTATGTCTGGTCCGATGGAACAAAAATAGCAGGTTTTTTTGTTGATGGAGAACCACAGGGTAAGTGTACGTTAACTCTACCTAATAAATTAACTTTAATCGGAGAATACAACCGAGGGATTGTAATCAACGGAGAAGGAATTTACATTTACGATGACCAATCACGTTATATTGGGAATTGGAAAAATGGGAAAAGAAACGGCAAAGGAACCTTACTTTCTCCCACTGGTGAAATAGTAAACTCTGGGACCTGGAAAAATGACGCCTTTCAAGGAAATTAGTTTTTTTTAGATTTTGATTCAAAGTTTAAATGTTCTTTTTCCATTAGTCTTTAAATGAAAAATTTAGCATTCTCTTTTAGGTTGCAAACTGAAAATACGGCAAACTTGCCTCTGGTTCGCGTATTCTTTGTTTGACGAGGAAGGTTTTAATTTTTCCTTTCCCTTTCACTTCAATTTCTCCCCGGTCTTCCAATACAAAGTCGGATTGAATCAGGTTTGCAGTAGATTCTGTAATTTGAATTTCATTTGGTAGACCATGTGATTCCATACGCGACGCAAGGTTTACAGCATCGCCCCAAATATCGTAAATAAATTTTTTGGTCCCAATGACTCCTGCCACCACTGGACCTGTATTGATACCAATACGCATACTGAGTCTAGATCCACTTTTACCAAGTTTTAATCTCGACAATAAAGATTTCATATCCCAAGCCATGTGAGTCGCAAGTAAAGAATGATACGGGTCAGGTGCTGGTAAACCTGCCACTGCCATATAAGCATCACCAATAGTTTTAATTTTTTCCAAACGATACTTTTCAGCTAATACATCGAAATAAGAAAAAATTTCATTTAGGATGCGAACCACTGCTTCAGGTTTCATACCAGAGGAAATTTGTGTAAAGCCAACTATATCGGCAAACAATACAGATACTTCTGGATAACTATTTGCAATTAAACCTTGTTTTTCTTTCAACTCTTCTGCAATTGCCTTAGGAAGAACATTTAACAAAAGTTTTTCAGCGCGTTCTTGTTCATTTCGTACTTTTTCATAGGCATTGGCAATTTCAATTCGAGAGTCTTCATTTTCTTTTAGAGTAGTACGCACCTTTCCCAAAACTAAGTTGTATCTCTCTGCAATTTGTCCCACTTCCGTAAAAGGTTCTACAGGTACATCGAGTGCTAAATCACCCGTTTTATGTTGATAATCCATAGATAAAAATAGATCAATCAATTCGGTTGTTGCCTTATGTTCTGAAATATTCAATCCTATTCTTTCTTCAGTTTCATCAACTCGTAAACGATAAATACGGTTGATACCGTTAAAAATGATAAAAGCCACAACAAATGCAAATAGACCTATAACAACAGCTCCAAAAAGTTGGATTAGAATCAAATCCCCTCTTCCATTGGTCGCACCCAGTTTTTCAATATCTCCAAAAATCCCTACGGCAATGGTACCCCACAGCCCTCCCACTAAATGGACAGGAACGGCGCCCACAGCGTCATCGATCTTCCATCTTTCTAATATTTTCTCTGCAGGGATAGTGAGCCCACCGGATATCATTCCAATGATGGCTGCTTGCGCAGGCTCTACACAGTCAGCACTGGCAGTAATCGCAACAAGTCCCGCCAAAGATCCGTTTAATGGTGAAATTGCCTCGGGGTATCCTTTTACAAACCAAGTTAAAAATAATGCTACCATCATTGAAAAACCAGAGGCAATAATTGTATTTAGAATAACAATTGGTACAGATCCATTAAATGCTAGCGTACTTCCTCCGTTAAATCCCATCCAACCAAACCACAGAATAATACCACCTAACATCGCAAGAGGCAAGTTACTGCCAGTCACTGATTTAGAAGGTTCCCCCTCAGTAAATCTGCCAAGCCTTGGACCAACAACTAGAAGGAGCGCTAAAGAAACCCAACCTCCGACACTATGAACTTGAGTAGAACCGGCAAAGTCATGGAATCCAAGTTTCTCTAACCAACCTCTCGAAGTCTCAATGAATGTGCCTCCCCAAACCCAGTGACCTACAATGGGATAAATGATTCCTGAAATAAGAGCTGTTGCCAAAAGATAGGAAGGAAATTTTAATCGTTCTGCCACTGCACCAGAAACGATAGTAGATGCCGTTCCACAAAACATAAGTTGAAACAAAAAGAAAGTGGGAGGCCAGGCATTGTCTTTGGGGAAAGTCGGTAAAAATAAATTTGTTCCTAAAATTCCATAGAAGGAAGAACCAAACATAATACCAAATCCAAACAAATAGAATAAAAGTGTCGCAACACCAAAATCGGCGATGTTTTTAATTGCTACGTTAATCGAATTTTTTGCCCGAGTTAAACCAGACTCTAAAACTAAAAACCCACCTTGCATCATCAGCACAAGACCCGAACAAACGAGTACCCATAAAATATCTAATAGATTCTTTTGAACCGACATCCCTACCCTCAAAACTAAATTGATCCTGGTTAAATTACCTATTTCAATTGGATTCTAAGTGATAGTTACTTATATTTTCAGATCGGCAAGCCGAATTCTATGCTCAATCACCTAACAATAATTTTAATGAATTAACAAGACGTACAGAAGATACATGAATTGTTCATAATATGGGCAACTTGCTTCAACTTTAGTCCCTGCGCCACCGATCGCAGCGAAAATCCTTTCCTGAAAGGAAAGATTGTAGCGTAGAGCGGGATCGTTATGAGAACAAATTTACATCACCAAACTAATTCGAGGCGCCAAACAAAAAAAGAAAAACTATCTTTTTGGTTTATAATTTCTGAATATACGAAGGCGTTCTTTATAAAAAACATAAACGAGTTCTAATGAAATAATGGGAAATACAAAGGCACCGCCTAATGCAGCGAAAACATTTTTAATTTCTTCATGGATATGATTCTAAATCCCTGCTACATTATAAATCGCATCTTCTTATTTCTTATCCGATACTTAAAAACTTCGATCATCCGAATCTTCTACGAAATTGGTAAGATGAATAGACAAGGTTGCTTTAAATAATAAGCATTAAAAAATGTAAAAAACATGAAATTAACTGTAAAGGTAAAACCGAATAACAAAAAACCAGGATTAGAATTTATATCTGAAACAGATTGTATCGCGCGAATAAAATCTCCACCTGTAGATGGGCAGGCGAATGAGGAACTGATTTTATTACTTTCCAAACACTTTCATGTTCCAAAAAAAAATATAACGATTCTCTCTGGACTTTCATCCAAAACAAAGTTGGTTTCAGTTCTTCCAAAAGACCTAGGTTGATCATAAGATTCGAACCAGATTCATTTAATTTTAAGTTCACAGATTCTAATCCAAATCTTAAATTTGTAAATTAAGAGTTCTTTCTGCACTCATGGTATTTTTAGAATGAAAAAACCCAATATTCTTCTGGAAACGAAAAACCTTGGGAAAACGTACCAAGTAGGGGAAGTCCCTTTGGTGGCTCTCCATTCCGTTAATCTTAAATTCAATCAGGGGGAACTAACAGTAATGTTAGGTGCTTCCGGATCAGGGAAATCGACACTCCTAAATATCTTAGGGGGACTAGACACAGCAACTACTGGCGAAGTATTATTTCATGGGAAAACATTAGCATTAGAAAATGATGAAGGATTAACTAAATACCGAAGAAACCATGTAGGATTTGTATTTCAATTCTATAATTTAATTCCAAGCCTCACAGCGGAAGAAAACGTGCGTTTGGTGACAGATCTCTCAGATAAATCCATGGCACCTCTCGAAGCCCTTACGTTAGTTAAATTAGCGGATAGAAAAAACCATTTCCCTGCTCAACTTTCGGGAGGTGAACAACAGCGAGTTGCCATCGCAAGAGCCATCGCAAAAAGGCCAGAGTTACTTCTTTGCGATGAACCTACAGGCGCATTAGATTTTAAAACCGGTAGAATTGTTTTAGAAGCAATTACAGGGATCAATCAAAACTTAGGAACGACTACTGTTGTCATTACACATAATGAGTCCATTGCACAAATTGCTGACCGTATTATTTTAGTAAAAGATGGAACGATTGTTTCCGACTCAGTAAATCATCATAAAAAACCTGTATCTGAGGTTAGCTGGTGATCGGCAAAACCTTAAATATAAAATTACTTCGAGACTTAAAATCCATGTCGATTCAGGGATTAACCGTTGGTCTTGTCATCGCAGCCGGAATCAGTTATTTTTCTGCCTCCTGGGCTGCCTATTTTTCGCTGATGGATGCAAAATTAAATTTTTATAGCAAACATAACTTATGCGAAGGTTTTGTTTATTTAAACCGTGCACCAACTTACATTGAAACTAAAATAGCGGAACTACAGGGTATTTCAGACTTTGAAACAAGAATCTCGAAAGAAATTGTTTTAGATTTTCCAAATGAAGTATATCCTTCCGCAGCTCAGTTGATATCGTTGCCAGAACATACAAACACCTTATATTTAAAAAAAGGTTTTTTACCAAAACAAAATCAAGATGTAGTCATAAGTGAAAACTTTGCCAACGCCAATCAATTAGAGCCAGGATCTATTTTATCATCAATCATTGGTGGCAAACGTGTATTCTTGCATGTAACAGGCGTTGGTTTGTCTCCGGAATTTGTTTATGTATTCCGACCCGGGAACCCAATGCCTGACGACAAACACTACGGTATTATTTGGATGAAACGAGAAGCAATGGAAGCAAATTTTAACTTCGAAGGTGCATTCAATCAAATTATTTTTCATTTTGCTTCAGAAGGGCAAGAGAGGTTACGAATGATGCGTGATCTCGACGCATTATTAGATGAGTTTGGTGGAATGGGATCGAAAGAGAGAAAATCTTTACCTTCTGATTCTTTTTTGAATGATGAGTTTAGGCAACTAAGGACCACTGCTGTTTTTTTACCTGGAATTTTTTTAGCCATAGCAGCGTTTTTATTGCATATTATTTCTAATCGAATGATTTCAAAAGAAAGAGAGCAAATTGCAACCTTACGAGCGCTTGGTTATACTTCCAGAGACGTTGCTATTCATTATCTAAAACTTATTAGTTTTATCACTGCCATCAGTAGTGTTCTGGGTGTCATTGTTGGATATTTTTTAGGTAATGCAATGACAGACTTGTATGGCAGATTCTATAAATTTCCACAATTGGTTTCAATCTTTCCGGCGTCACTTGCACTGTTTAGCTTTAGTTTTGGAATCCTCATTGGAGGACTCGGTACAGTCATATCATTGCGGAGCATCATTCAATTAGATCCGGCACAAGCTATGCGCCCTGCTCCCCCTGGCACTTATACAATTTCTTTTTGGGAAACCTGGATTACCAATCTTAGAACGATACAAAGAATGGTTCTAAGGAATCTTTTCAAACGTCCTACACGAACTGCACTTACAATCCTAGGATTGTCTACTTCGATCATGATTATGATCATTGGAAATTTTATACAAGACACCGTAGGTACTTTGTTAGATCTTCAATTTAATACGATTCAAAGAGAAACACTCACACTCGTTTTTAGAATTCCTGTTGAAGATTCTATATTATTTGAATTAAAAGAGAAAAAGGGAGTTTTTTTAGCAGAAGGACAACGATCCATTCCCATTAAAATTTCTAAGAACCGGAAATCCAAAGACACAATTTTAACAGGAATTTCAGAAGGTTCTGGTTTAAGAAGAATCTTAAACCACGATTTACATCCAATCGATATACCCGTTTATGGAATTATGATGAATACCGATTTAGCAACTAGAATGGGAATTCAAAAAGGGGAATCCATTATTATTGAAACTCTTGATGGAGAAAAAAGAAAAATAGAAGTTACAGTTTCTGCATTTGCTAATGAAATTTTAGGCCAGGGAGTTTTTATCAATCGTAATAATCTAAATCGAATGTTAGATGAAGGGAGTTTGATAAATCTCGCACTTTTAAAAACGGACCCTTTAGAAGATAAAAATTTAATTGAAGAATTTAAAGACAATCCTCTAGTCATTGGTTTATTTTCCAAATCTGCCATTCTTACAGGATTTAAAGAAGTTATGCAGAGATCCCTTCAGTCAACATCCATTGTGATTTTAATATTTACAATTATCATTTCAATTGGCGTCATCTACAATACCGCAATGATCACTTTATCTGAACGTATATATGAATTAGGTAGTTTAAGAATCCTTGGATTTAGTTTAAAGGAAGTTTTTGAGATTATTGCCTGGGAACTAACTTGGCAAATACTCATTGCCATTCCTATTGGATGTTTATTAGGAAATAAAGTTGCTAATCTAATACTAAATGTCAACGAAACAGAAGGATTTAAAATTCCAGTTGTCATTTACCCTTCTACTTATTACTATTCAATCCTTCTGGCAGTATTCACTGCAGGAATCAGTTTTATCATAGTATATCAAAAATTAAAAACAATGGACTTATTAAGCGTACTCAAGGTGAGAGAATGATATGACAAAAGAAAATATCTTAGAGTTTATTAAAACAAAAAATGCAAAAGTTACAATAGGTGTAATTTTGTTTTTCGGTTTTACCTTTTTAATTTTAAAAAAAGATCCAAAACCAGTGGAAATAGCCATTACCAAACAAGATGTTTATAAACAAATTTTGTCTGTTCAAGGTAAAACAAAAGTCAAAGAACTTTACACTGCATATGCTCCAGTAAATGGCGTGATGCGTAGAGTAGAATTACACGCTGGAGACAAAGTTTCTAAAGGTATGACACTTCTTACTGTAGATTGGGACATCGTGAAAACTGTAAAAGCAAGTTCCAATGGTCAAATTCTAAAAGTATACCGAGAAAGTGCAGGGCCTGTTACTATGGGTGAACGCATATTAGACTATGGCGATGTATCAAAAATTGCTGTATCTGCATTTGTTTTATCTGAGGATATGCCTGACTTAGATTTAAAAGATAAAGTCTTACTCACTGGATTTGGAGAACATATATTGGAAGGACAAGTTTCTATTATTGAACCTTCTGCTATCACTAAAATATCATCACTTGGTGTAGAAGAACAACGTGTTCCTATATTGATTGAATTTATTCCCCCTCCAGGAATTGGCGATGGTTACGAATTAGAATGCAAAATTGTATTATTTGAAAAACCAAATGCCATAATAATTCCAACATCTGCTTTATTTCGAGAAGATGGGAAATGGGCAGTGTTTACTGTTGAGAAGAAAAAAGCAAAATTACGTTTTGTAGAAGTAGAACATCAAAGTGAGGGTGTTAGTATGATAAAGAATGGGCTTTCTGTTGGAGAATCCGTCATATTATATCCAGGTGATACAGTTGTGAATGGAACAAAAGTTATACCCGAATAAGTACGCTTGATTCCTTTGGTAAGGTGAAATAAAACTTGGATCCATTACCTATTTCACTATTAACCCAAATTGATCCTCCATGTTTTTCAATAAACTCTTTACATAAAATTAAACCTAAAGCAGTTCCTCTTTCACCTAATGTGCCGGGCATACTGGTTTGTTTTGCGTCGATACGAAACAATTTATTCTGAATTTCTTCTGAAATACCAGTTCCAGTATCTGCTATACAAATTTCTAAATCATCACCTAGCGATTTCGAAAAGATCTGAATTTCACCTCCAACGTGGGAGTATTTTATGGCATTAGAAATTAAGTTTCGAAGAACCGTTTCTACCATCTTTTCATCAGCATAAACTTTTGAATTTGAATCCACGAAGTTCTTCACAATTATAGATTTGTTTTGGATCGAAAAAGATATAGAAGCAATGGCAGATTCGATGGAATGATACAATGATATTTCTTCTGGAAAAAACGCCATCTCTCCTGTTTGTGATCTGGCCCAAGTGAGAAGATTTTCCAAAAGTACATATATTTCACCAGAAGACTGAAAAAGTATACTCAGATCATTTTTAGTACGTTTTATGGGTCGCGTATCTAAGTCCTCTAAAATCATACCGGCAAAAGTATTCATACCTCCAATTGGACCTTTCAAATCATGTGCAATAATTGAGAAGAATTTATCTTTAGTGTGATTTAATAACTGCAATTCGGAATAAAATTTATCTTTTTGGATTTCAGCATTTTTCCTTTTATCTATATTTCTAGAAACTCCTAATATATTAATAGTGCCATTAGGGTTCCATTGAAACACAGTATTGGCTTCTATCCATATTGTGGACCCATCCTTACAATATTGTTCCACTTCGTCACTGAATGGCTTTTTTTCTCCAGTAACTTTGAATTCTTGAATTCGATCAGGTAAAATTTCCAAAATGTATTTTAATGAACTTGGTGTAAAAGAGTCTTTTAAAGAATTGCGGATGGTTTCTTCAGAAGTAAAACCGGTAATATTTAAAACCGATTGACTAACATATGAATATTTTTGTTCATCATAATTTAAAACCCAAATAACATCTGTGGTGTTTTCGGCTAATAATCGATACTTTTGTTCACTCTCTTCTTGGCTTTTGATAAAAATATCTATACACATCATTAAGAAACCGAATGTCATCATAACTGAAGTTATATAAAAAAACAAATAAGTGAAATCTTGAATGGGTCCTTTTCCGAAGGCTACTTGCGATATAGATACATCGGCAACTGTGTAATAAACAAATCGAAAGAATAAAATTATCCCACAAGATAAGTAAAAGATAGCAGTAAAACGACTGGATAATCGGGATTTTTGATTTGCATATAAAATGTTTTTACCAGAAGATAAAAGTTGTGAACTGGCTGCCAATGATATCAAAGATATTCTATACTTTGGCGCAATATCGGAAAATTGGTGCATCACAAGCAAAATAAAAACAACCGCAACTAAAAAAACTCCTGAATTCCACATTTGTTTTCTATCAAACATAGATAAAATTATATTATTATAATATACTAATGACAAAAGAATAAGCGAATTCCCGGCACTAATTGAGATCCAATCAGGAATAACTCCTCTTAAAGCTCCCAGAACAATCCAACCTAAGGCTTGTAATAAAGTGGCAACTGACCAATCTTTAACGAAGCTGAGCTTTTGAAAATAACCCCTTGCCGCAAACCAAAGTCCTCCTGACATTAATAAACATCCAATGATGTTGATAAATACGACTGTTCGGGGATCAATGTTCATTTTGATTAGGGAAATCCGAGAATCCTGTTAAATAGTTTTTTTGGATGTAATTTAATCAACTACAAATGGTAATTTGTTAAAGAATTTTACTAGGAAGAAATTATCCCAAAACTATAATTAGGTGGCGAACTCTCAAATACCCTGGTCTTCCTCCTGAAAGATCGCGTGATTTTTTCAATATAGAAAATAGGTGCACTGGCGTGACCCATTAGGTTTTTGAAAGTTGGTCCAAAAGGAAAGACAAAGAGCTTTCAAATTCTTTCTGATTCATACGAATCTTTGTTTCTTTACTTTTGTTTTTGGACAATATCGTTGTGGAGGACAAGGCATTCCCGTGCACAAAATCAATTAATACGTTCAAAGTTTTATCGGGATCAGAATTCGGATAGGATCGCATAAGAAAAAAAAGAAGTTTTTGGTTCAGCGACACAACAGAGGGAAATGCTTCATAAGAATTTTTAATTAAATATAAGGACATACCTGGATATTCGACAAATAAACTCCAATAGTCGATTAAAACTCTCTTAATATTTGTCTTTGGATTTCGATCGGAGACTAAAATATCATCATGAAATCGTTGGAATATTTGTTCCACCATTGCCTTAGTTAGTTCCGCCTTATTATCAAAATAATGGTAAATTGCCATTGGGTCTAAATTTAATTTCGCTGCTAATTTACGCATACTAAAGGATTCGTACCCTTCTTTTTCACAAATTTTCAAAGCAGTTTGTATAATTTTTTCTTTCATTTTAATAAGCACAATTCTACGCTGTAGAATATTGAATTCTACAGCGTAGAGTAAGATTGTTTTATGATAAAATACAGAGCATTTATTGCAAGCAGTTTAGACGGATTTATTGCCAGAACGAATGGATCCATTGACTGGCTAATATCAGAAAACTATAAGATCGAAAATAATGATTTAGGTTATTCTTCATTTATGAAAAATATCGATTGTATAGTAATGGGCAGAGTTACATTTGAAACGGTATTGAGTTTTGAATCCTATCCATTTGCAGATA
The genomic region above belongs to Leptospira montravelensis and contains:
- a CDS encoding PAS domain-containing sensor histidine kinase; protein product: MSGGLWFAARGYFQKLSFVKDWSVATLLQALGWIVLGALRGVIPDWISISAGNSLILLSLVYYNNIILSMFDRKQMWNSGVFLVAVVFILLVMHQFSDIAPKYRISLISLAASSQLLSSGKNILYANQKSRLSSRFTAIFYLSCGIILFFRFVYYTVADVSISQVAFGKGPIQDFTYLFFYITSVMMTFGFLMMCIDIFIKSQEESEQKYRLLAENTTDVIWVLNYDEQKYSYVSQSVLNITGFTSEETIRNSLKDSFTPSSLKYILEILPDRIQEFKVTGEKKPFSDEVEQYCKDGSTIWIEANTVFQWNPNGTINILGVSRNIDKRKNAEIQKDKFYSELQLLNHTKDKFFSIIAHDLKGPIGGMNTFAGMILEDLDTRPIKRTKNDLSILFQSSGEIYVLLENLLTWARSQTGEMAFFPEEISLYHSIESAIASISFSIQNKSIIVKNFVDSNSKVYADEKMVETVLRNLISNAIKYSHVGGEIQIFSKSLGDDLEICIADTGTGISEEIQNKLFRIDAKQTSMPGTLGERGTALGLILCKEFIEKHGGSIWVNSEIGNGSKFYFTLPKESSVLIRV
- a CDS encoding TetR/AcrR family transcriptional regulator, which encodes MKEKIIQTALKICEKEGYESFSMRKLAAKLNLDPMAIYHYFDNKAELTKAMVEQIFQRFHDDILVSDRNPKTNIKRVLIDYWSLFVEYPGMSLYLIKNSYEAFPSVVSLNQKLLFFLMRSYPNSDPDKTLNVLIDFVHGNALSSTTILSKNKSKETKIRMNQKEFESSLSFLLDQLSKT